The genomic stretch ataataatgcattaaagcagcagtgggtagaaatggagcaaatatgattaaaaaaagttatttttataaaacggtcactatatcctgacagtagtgcatgagacaggtaatctgaaacaaatcatgtgcctctgtgtcctccggggatcctaacagcatctgcaagatttcacagaccggagaacaacaaccaatcagagctgaagacttgacgtctctgagcagctgtcaatcactcgcgaactccgatcgaACGGTccaactaggcagcgctgatcaaatatgaatcaatattctgttactgtaatgcctatttcttgcctcaaatgttttcagaaacattttgtagtgcacggtttagctgtaaaatgagaacgtttgtgacccggcagccttgttgagatcagttgaggaaataccaagcgcCGCCCACAAGCCGGagtaaactttctcattttacagctaaacagtacactacaagatgtttctgacaacatttgaggtgagaaacagGTATTAGATCAACACAATTTAAATTCAgtcagcgctgactagttttACCGTTTgttcagagtttgtgagtgatcgacagctgcctccgttgaatgaacagccaataggaacgctctctctctgaaatgacctgtgattggccaaagtctcccgtcacgggctagattttctaaagcctgaaaacaaagccatgaggaggtacagaagtctagttttcttacaatatgctgaaaggttattatggaccaaaaatattcagcctactgcaggtttaagagccagatatttccctcagcagttagtagagaccaaaacagagctaaaagtagAGTAAACTTTGCACTTACATTTGCTAGTtggacacaaacacgactccaagATGAACGACTTTGTTGCTCCGTATCTGGacgtgtaaataagcaactgaaaaaaaattagTAGTCAGTTATTGTAGGTTTAAAAATCCACTCATTAAATATGTCAGCATTCATAATGAGTCATTCTTTTTTAATACAATGTAAATTGCATATTAAACCAGGACAAGTTCAGAATTAGAAAATATCTACTAGTTAAAATTCAAAAAGTCCAGATTAGGCCTCATGTACTGAGATGGTGTGGAGGGGTTGGACACAATAACGTGAACACCTGTGCAATATAATCTCTAGCTATCGAATAAAACCAAAATGACTTTAGTGGATTAACACTTCCATGATACTCTATAAATTAACAAATGTGGTATTAATTGAAAGGTTTTCATTATTTGGTACAGGTGTTCATGTTATTGTGTCCACCCCTGTACTTCAATCGAGCACAACCCGCCTGTTTAAATTCCACATTGTGCAATCCTTCCGAGATAAGCATGGCTTGTCCACCTCATGAATAACCTGTCATTTTGGTTCCTTTATCTCACAACGTTAAAGAGTTTTCCACCCTGAAAGCAGATAAACTTCATACAAGCTCAACttgtttttgtatgtaaatggtGCTGTCAACAGCCGGGTGTGGCTGTCACATatctggatgaaaaaaaaaacactcatgaAATGCAGAACGCTCAAAAGTATTTACACAGCGAGCGTTCCACACATACTTCCACCGTTCTGTAAATATGCAGAAAGCAATTTAAATCAGCCGCACCCACAGCACTCCTGAGCAGCAGGTACTGTTCACCGACAGATCTAATCTATAATCACCCTGTGCTGACCTGTGACCAGCCTTTGATTATATACATGCTTGAGGTGGAGCAGCAGCTCTACTGTGACACACAAGTCCAGATCCTGTCATGCTCCTCGACctacaacaaacaaacacactttgTATCAAATACATGACTACCAAAGGCCCAGGGGCCCGAGGGGGCAGATCGACCCCAAAACAGAGCCTCTATTTAAAATGCCCGTTATCTACATGTGTTGTTACAGTCTTAAAgaagcagtgtgtaggatttagtggagtctagtggtgaggttgcagattgaaatcAATTGAaaacccctccactcactcctccctttccaagcgtgtCCAAGGCCTGTTGACAGAGGCTGGGAGACGGTTTAGAGCTCTGGGGTGACACATGCTAagtgcggtcgtgcgttgccgttggctcaatttcagcgaCTGCAGATCAGATTTTACCACGCATGTGTTGTACAACCAAAGATATGACACGTGACATCTCATTTCACCCTACCTCGTGTCAgggaactatggtggccttcaggtaacttaaaaatgtgaaaggccctctatagagccagtgtttgtctgtagaaacatggtggagcaacattggcagactctgtgaagaggacccgctccatatgtagatataaacgactcattcgaCCATTCTTAGTTTCCATTGATTTAACACTAATGAAAAATGACTATTCCAATTCTGACAATAAAGCCAcataaatcctacacactggaccgtTAAAGCTCAGTCAAAAGCAGGGATGTCCTGATCACATTATTTTGGTGCTGATCCCGATAGGACACTATCGAGTGTCTGCCAATACAGCATATCGCCACTTTGAATGTAAAACTTGTATCACTGGTGTCCTCATAACGTTATAATGCTGTGTACGGCAGTTTCCTATACTTTGTACCCAACCCTGGGGGTACAAGATTAACAGGATGGGGGAATGAACGGTTAGGGTTAATACTACCCGGTTTCAGCCACACAAAATTGTTTAAGACTTTTTATAGGCATTTGTTCTTTCTCTATTAAAAGGAAGGTTTAAATTCCTGCACACTGGGAGCACAAAGTCTGTTAAAAACCACTGGTTGAGACAGTTTACTGATCAGGTGTATGGTTGTATATTGTCCCATTTTAGCCAATGGGACtatattaaaacatgttttaagaaCTATGTCATCAAAAGGTCATTAGTGTTGCCCTGATACCACTATAAGTCAACTTTGCCAGTATGTGATGGCACTAGACTGACAGACAAACTGAGTAACCAGTCCCTTTCTGCTGCTGGGACATGAAGGAGGCAACATGTATAACGGATGAATTTCTATTTTTGCTACACCACAACCAGCAGTTGGTCACAGCAGATTTCAATAATGTAATATGACACACAAAGTGTCTGCTGGTTCAAGATGTTACCATACCGAAGACTAAACATGATGCCTGAGTCAGTATATTTGTGAATCATGACACCTTCTGGACAGAATAGGTAATACAGGTGTGTAAACCATTTTCTTCAGAGTAGATGTCAATAGTAACTAGAACAAAAGTTaagaaaaacacagcaaatctgattttatgttttatttgaaaGATCATGCAGTGCACTTCCAAGTTAGGAGCTTAACATCACTTTCAAAGATACATGAAAAACCAATACATTTGTAATTACCtagtacaaaacaaaactaaacattacTGTGGGAATGTAACAAATTAAAtagtaataagaaaaaaaaaaaagtgtgcaaCACAACTACTGCTGCACTGCAGATCTTAAAAGGCTTGATAGAGGTTCAAGTTGTTTGTAACCCTGTTgtgtaaatacaaaaaaaaaaattttaaaaaaaattctgtatcAAGTGTAGAACTGAACAAGACAAAAAGCAATAAGTTACTTCTTTCAAGTGTATGGTGCGTTTACTGAGAGAACTGAGGAGGCATGGGGTACGGCACCAGCGGtggaggatgctgctgctgcggagCCTGTGCCTGGGGGAAGGGGAATGGGGGATGACTGGCGCCGGTCTGTGCGGCAGTCTTAGCGAGAGCAAACTGTTGGGGCTGGAAATTCTGGCCACCGAAGGCTCCGGTTTGGTTGTTAAAGTTGGACTGTCCATTACCGTTGTAGCTGCCTCCACTGAAGCCATTGCTACTGCTGTTGTTGCCGCCCCCATAGCCTCCATTCTGTGTATTTGTGCCAAAAGCTTTATTTGGTCCGTTGTCAAAACCTCTACCATTATCCCGGTCCCTAAAACTGCCAAAATCACGCCTTCCAGAATACCTATCCCGACGGTCATCTCTGTAATCACCACCGCGGCCTCCCCTTGAACGACCTGGAAAGGAAACAAATGAGGCTCGGTTATAGACAAGTTCTTTAAACAAAGATTTAACCAGAAATGGTTTTGAGATACAGAagttaataatgaaaatgattatgATAATAACCCCCTTCACTTCAAGCAAGCAAAGgagagcagcagaaaaagagtGGCTGCGGTTCACAGCACAGTTTCTGTATCTCACCAATTAGATTTACCTCCTCTGTCTTCCGCCATTTGGAGGAGCTTTGGGTTGATGGCCTGGTTGGCCTCGCGGAGCACAGAGATGAGGTCGCTGGCCTGCCTCATGTTGTTGGGAGTGAAGAAGGTGTAAGCCGTGCCTGTCTTTTGGCTACGAGCTGTTCGGCCAATGCGGTGGATATAGTCCTCAGAGTTGTTGGGGTAGTCAAAGTTGATGACAAATTTCACATCTTCAACATCTGTAAGATTGTGTTGCGGTGTGCCATGAAGGAAAAGGAGGacagcacacacagaaatgTGCGCCAGCGCCACCACAACAACCAgatcaaaaacaaaaaggccaAGTTAGTGCGGTCATGAGGAACAGCTGGCAAATCCATAAAGCTGTAAAAGACTAGCATTAGTCCAAACTAGACAAACATTTACTCCCCGGGGAGACTACGGTGGGAAAAGAGAAACGATGCACACTCCATTGGCTTCCCATCCAGTGGGATAAAATAAAAACCCTCCTCCTACCACCTCAGAAAGAAGGGATCAGAAGTCTTACCATTTTTTTGGAGTATGCATTCACTAGTCCATTCCCATTGCAGCACACGCCCCACATATTGTCAAGTGACCCACAGGTGTCGCTATACAGTAGGGCTGCTATGCACACTACTGCCTCCTAGTGTGCTTCAACTAGCACTTAACCAAGGTCCCTTTGTCGCACTCTTGAGAACTTGCTATAAAGCTCAAACTGCAGTGTCTCTTGCCAAAAAACTGTAGATCTGAACCAATTTGCAGGATGCCTACAAAACGTGCATCCCCACTCGGCATGGCAAGATTTATCCAGACCCCGTGTTCACTTGATCATAATGTCTCTCGTTGGCAGGTCTCGACATGACTTTGAAACGCAGGCGAGGGAGGAGTGTGAGCTTGGATTTGTGTCCAAGTGTGTCCGACTAGCATGTCCCACTGTCACCAAAAGCGCCAGTAGCCATGTCGTTACAGAGGTGAAGGTATGACCGATCTGACAGACTGCTCTTCCGACAGAAGTTTAGAAACTGCAACGTTAACGCCACCCATGCTTTACAACGACTCTACGCAACAGAAAGCACCTTCcaaatgactcaaatagcttGCAGTGGAGCGCCCAAACATACATGCAAGACAATAGGAGACAGTGTAGCTGGGCTTTGAGCTGGGACAGTTACAGagcctgggtgtgtgtgtgaagcagtcCAAACCATTGCCAAGAGAACAGACGAGCGTATGGGGGAGGAACTGTGGCCAGCCCTCAACTCGCCCCCCGTTTTTAGGTAGGCCAGCGCGTTATGCTGCACTTGGGCCTGGTCACCTCTGTATATCTGCGCGACTGGGAGACCCGTGCCTCGCCAGTCAGGACACCTCCAAGAATCCTCATTCCCCCTCTGGAGACCTGGGCTTGTCATGCCAAGGCCCTGCCACACAGACTGCTCCTTCAGGTCAGGGGAGAAACTCAGAAAGAAGCAGAAGAGTTAAAGAAAGCAAATACACTTTCTTTTTGAAATACGTTAAGAGGACAAAACTGTTCAGGGAGGATACTGACCTAGACCCCTGGAGGCAACATCTGTTGCAATGAGAATTGGAGCCTTTCCATATTTGAACtctgaaaaagtaaaagaataaaaaaaaatcagacatgATTAAATGTTTCCTGCAAGTTATACAACTGTGATTAACTAGTGATTTACTGGTGATGCAAGCTTACCATTGAGAACCCAGTCTCTTTCCTGCTGGCTTTTATCTCCATGGATTCCCATAGCTGGCCACCTAACAGGATTGAAGGTTTAAGTGTTAATCAATGCCCATACAAGTACTTCAGAACATTAAGGTCAGTACAACAGAATTAGTATTTTAATTAGGCAGATACtaactcaaatagctggatcggatattggtGACTGTGGGGcctatttatttaattcaataatgtttatattcattatatactggaattttgaTTCCTGTTccaagttttgaccaatttgttgctgcattaaaaatagtttacacttgaattgtaattaatGTTAGTTTAAGATTTTTATACCAAGATTCTGGCGATGTATTATTTtaagaataaataacaattcagtaaatgtatatctatgcattggttaatttaattttactaagttaggaaagcaatgttttaGTCAAACCTGATGTTGCTTTagacataaaagaatgatctcagtcacttccacacaatgAGGCATGCAGTTTAATTTTTCACcggtatcggattggtactcagtatcggccgcTATcttatcgggactgaaaaagatGGATTGCTGCATCCCTAATTTAAAATCAACACTTACCCATCCCTTCTCATTCTCCTTGTGAGGTCATCACAGCGCCTCTTTGTCTCTACAAAGATGATGGTCTTATTCTCCTTCTCGCTCATGATTTCCTCAAGCAGACGGATGAGCCTAAAAAAAAGATGTCACCGTCATTAAAAATTGTAAATTCTGTATAAAGAATGCGTCAGTCGCATAAAGTTATTACAAAAACATCAGCTTCAACAACACATGCCATTAATGCCATGGACATATTACTCACTTGTTCTCCTTCTCTCCATCGTTGCAAACATCCACGATTTGCAGGATGTTGTGGTTGGCACTGAGCTGCAGTGCCCCCACGTTGATCTGGACGTACTCCTTCAAGAAGTCCTCAGCCAGCTGGCGGACCTCTTTGGGCCAAGTGGCACTCCACATCAGAGTCTGACGGTCAGGCTGCAAAAATAGTAACAGTTAGCAACACATTCCCTTAAAGTAAGACATGAGGCATTCAACTTCACATCTGAGTTTACAGCCATCCAAGTAAAACTTACTCTGATTTGGTCGACAATTTTCCTGATCTGTGGCTCAAAACCCATGTCCAGCATTCTGTCGGCCTCATCCAGGACAAGATAAGTGCATCGGCGAAGGTTAGTCTTCCCTGCTTCAAGGAAGTCGATGAGCCTTCCTGGAGTGGCGATGCAAATCTCCACACCTTCAATGGAAGCGTCATGGTGAGAATTAAACCCATGAAAAACAGCAAtcttttaagtatttaataaaaaagctaCAATACCTCTTTCCAGGTCACGGATCTGGGGTCCCTTGGGTGCTCCTCCATAGATACAGGTAGACTTGAGGCGAGAAGCTCTGCCGTATTCTGCAGCCACCTGTTGCACCTGCTGTGCAAGCTCACGGGTCGGGGCCAGCACTAAGCACTGTCAAGAGGGAAATTATGGCCTTTCAGTACACGCAAGGCAACAAACAGCtacacatttcattcagttcCCATTGTTGGAATAAAATAGGTCAGGAAACCCACATTTCAACATCAGGGTCACTTATTTCTGATAAAACAGTGTTAATAAATCAAAAAGcattattctttgttttttttacttaaggggggggatttttttttaagtttctaGAGAAAAATAGGAGTTTCTGAAGAATATTTTAGTTCTAGAAATGACACTGGGGCTACAACACTTTCCATTTGTTTCATCACTGATTGAGATTAGTCAGCCAGTGTCGCTGCCATCTCACCCACAGTGATGAGGTAATATTCCCTTCTACGACAACTTACCGAGTCACTGAGACAGACAAAGAAAGTGCTTTTTGGAAGGGGTGGATCAAAAGGTATGCGTGTGAACAGATGCAACGTCGCGTAATGACTACTTACGATGGGGCCGTCTCCACGTTCAAGGAAAGGCTGGTGGTTGATGTGCACAATTGCAGGCAACAAATACtgcaatgaaaacacaacagtcACTCTCATGAGCTAGACAAATGTAATCTTGATTAACAACATCCTCACTGATCAGTACAGATTAACGCAGTATTTTCTAAATGTCAGAGAGAACATGTAACTTACAGAAAGCGTCTTGCCAGAGCCCGTCTGCGCAATGCCGACCATATCTTTGCCACTAAGAGCCAGAGGCCAGCCCTGAGCCTGGATGGGTGTTGGTTCAGTCCAGTTCAATTTATTGATCACATCCATCACGTAAGCTGGAGAGAAAAGAGGCCAATAATTAATTGAGATGCAAACATACTTGGTGAAATGTGTACATGTAATgctcaatcatttttttaaacttacatGGGAAGGCGGCCTCGTGAAAGTTGGCGATAGGATTTGGGCATTCTCTTCCCTTAAATGTAATTACTTTGGACCTTCTGTATTGTTCAACATCTTGCTGcaagataaagaaagaaattaagTTCAGTGGTCATCCTAACCGGTTGCATAACTGCAACACGTGCAGGAAGGAGAGGGAGCACGTGTTATGTAACACCTCATGGCGACTAGATAACGTTACATACCGGGGTCCTCCGGGCAACGTCGGGATGCTGCTGGTAGAAGTTTTTCTCAAACTTTGGGAGCTCGTCCATGTTCCATTGTTTCTTCCGAAGCCGTTCACCGGGGTTGCCGAACttccctccaccacctcctcctcctcctcctcctcctccaccaccacggTTGCCACCAAAGCGAGGAggaccgccgccgccgccatatctgcaataaaacaataactatTATAAGTATGGTGGTTTATAAAAGTCACACTCGGGGCCCAACAGGCAGGTGATAACGAACATAGGCCCATCTTTAACTGCGTCACTCTGTGAAACGATTACAGCTGCCATATACTTTCCAACCAGCAGAGGAACAATGGAAAAACCAGCCGGCATTTTGTATCCGCATtcacgctgctgctgccacaTGGCGAGAAGCCGACGAGCCCTCTGTAGAACGTTAGCCGGCCTTAGCAACACCATTATTACACGTTAGCAACggagtcaatatcactaactcaactttaatattattatgatgGATGATTTAGTTTATCCACAGATCATATTGTGAATAAGAGTTGGTGGCGGTGATGACGTAACGGCCGAGTTACCGGTACGCTAGCGTTAAAGCTAACGTTGAGCTAACGAGAAGTGGCTGTTGCCGGGGCACGAGGCCAAACTAGGCCTCGAGCCAACGGACAACGGGCCCCGATCAACGGCCTTCTGCTGGTTTGAATAAAAGACACACCAACTGCCGATTTTCAAAGCTGATTAAAACGGttacaattcaaaatataaattataactGTTTCCTAACGTTTTTTCCTGACACCATTTCAGTTCTTATAGTGTATTTCTTCGAGTCTTGTTCTCGTCAACCATTTCTACGAAACCACACGATGGAGAAACTCGTCTAAAACCAGGTACtcaccctctgtctctgtctctgccgCGGTCTCTGTCGGAATATCCAGGCATCTTTGTAAACAAGTtgtgtaaataaaaatagataaatacccTTTTACTTGTGGTTGTTTAACCACCGACTAAAAAATATCCCGACCGGCAGTTGATGCTGAAATACCGGTAATGTAAAAATTAGACCCGGTTTATATATGGCCGAGAGGACGTCCCCCCCCTCCTTTCCGATGTATTCATCCGCCACACGGTGTTCTTCAGCTTCCTAACGGCTGATAACATAGAGCCCGTCGGACACCAGTGAAACTGACTGTTAACGTTCACTTTAACTAACTGATAATACTACATATATATCTCCTTACCCTCCACTAAATATATAGTctataaattaaattagattaggcagaaaaacatatgagaggttctttaaaaaaaaatcgttTATGTAACATTAGAGCCGATCGAAAACAAATCTCTAACGTTACATAAACGAtgaatgtattttcttttaacgCTCTATTTTCTTTCCCCGGTGTTTCCTTTCTGATGCTTTAATGGTTTCAACAAATGTTCAGTGCGGATGGATATGTACGAGACAGAAACTGGTGCTCCGGCTATGACAACGCTTCCGATGTGTTATATTACGGTAACTGACGTCATCAGGACCAACCCAAACATGAAAgagactacttttttttttttgttcctcttTTGTATTGTTTAATTACACCCATTGTGGCCCGTTTGATGATGTTTTACttaacttcttttttaaataagtgGACACGCAGATGTTTAAGAGATTATTATAAACCTAGATTACAGATTTTTCTGTACAAAAAAGGGTATATTGGTGTTCAAAGTGTGGAAAAAGGTAAAAATGAGGTCATGTAGGCTGCCCCCTGAGCTCAATGGTGGACCAAAAAGACACAGTGAGAGTGAGGTTTAGTCACTAACTgatttgtaaaaatatatattttctcttacatgattactttactttactttgactttattgtccaccgtagtggaaatttgtctttggcttctCTAGTACATAAAAGATCAATTCAAACATGACATGAAattcaaacattaaaaacatacagtCAGCTAAACACTCTGCTACAAAACATACAACAACAAACGTACAATTGTGAAGATGGGCaggaaacagcagcaacagatggGGATAAATTACACCATTCAAAAATACTTAAGTTCTTCCCTAGTGCAGTCATTTTGCATTCAGTACCTGTATGGCATGGGGAAAAAAGGTCTCTTATATATGTTCCGGCTCGCCCACCGGGACCCTGAATCGACGGCCAGACGGGAGCAGCTCATTATGATACTACaccataaaaaattaaataaaatgtgtatgaATTCTCTATGAAAGTGGCCTAAATTATGTTaaacaaaatacacaaacatcatatgtgttgTATGTCTTTGACATACTTATTCCTTATACTGATTACCAGGGGTGGTTCCAGCTCCAAATGTTTTCTTAATAGCCCTGAATATTTAAGGTTTTTAAAATACCTTCAACTTTGTGTCACTTGTACTCAGTCTCTCTGACTGGACCGGCAAATTAATGGAGCAAAAGTTCCATTACTGGGCAAATAGTGCCATCTATGTATGTGCGCCCTAAcattgttatgtttttattttaatgctaCAACCACTACTATGCTACTCCCTAAAGAAATCCAATATGATTGATTCAATGTTCTTCTGTTGGCCTATTTACTTGGCATTGTTGAGGTTTGCATTGATTTGCAATGAAAGCAGCCCAGATTATGATGATATGGATTCAAATGTAGCAGATTCGTCAGCTAAATATTCATTCTGTGAACTCTACTCCAGCATAGTTTAACAAATATCGGTTACAAGTTAGTAATGTTGTTTACACCGAATTCCTACCCTATATGTATGTTATGTAACATATCAGATCAGACAATTTTTGCCTCTTTTTAGGTGGCAGGAGTGAAAATTAGTcatctttaatattttttgcatTAAGGCCCTGATACACCAAGCTGACGGTCATCCGTCGTCCTAGTTTTGTTTCGCTGTATCTGGCACCGTTTGCTCTAGTCGGCCCATGTCAGTTTTTTaggccaattcagcatgttgaatcggcggtggcgctcgtcggtgagagaaatcactctgattggctgctcagCTGAAACGAAGcagtgcatgagaagagaaatggaagtgaggaaagcaagccaacgagtaaagtcaagaggaaaaacacaggaggctctcctcatttttcatcttcatctcatctgatcattccaatacatggatattttcacaacaacatggccatctggaatgaagctaagtggtgagagagagtggtgtaaaaatggtcggcagacgccgatttgtttcatgtacgcatcataacaacggcttgtatatccgctgtTCTAGATCTTTTGGTTTCCCTTTtggaatgacaaatacagactaccgagACCTGCCGATGGAGAGattatttcctctcacacaggcgcagaacgtacgtagTAGTTGGCCGTCGGGCGTAGTTTTTgaggtgtgttcgagtgcaactctTTGGCCAAGACAGAGGCGTCATAAGGCGAAGCAACTGGTGGCCTTTGCTGCTGCTAGTTCTTTCATGTCGGGTTGGTGAGTCTGGGCCCTTAGGGGTTCAGACAGTTGAAGACAGTTGGAGAACAATTAGATACAAAATAGGATGCAGGCTCTACAGGATGATTTATCCCTTGGCAACTATCATGTTTTTCTCAAATGATGTACTGATTTTTAGTCATTCTATCATCAAATGGCTTGAAAAATAGTGTACGCAGCTACtgtaaatgggaaaaaaaatccccccCGGATCCCCTTAGGTTTGGGATGAGCCCCGAATGTTTACAACAGCTGGCTCCGGCCCTGCTGATTACACAGGGAACCcccaaaatatgaaccattatCATCCTGATGAAGTCTAACCTCTTTCCAGTCTGTGTAGAAAGACCGTTTTAAAGACCTCTCTGTAGCATGAtctacaaaacaacagaaactgTACTTCACACCTACTTTACAACACCTTCATCCATTGTCATTTTACTTCCTTTCCCTGCCCCCTCCTCTGAGCCATCTGCCAGATGGTCTAATCCAGAGTGGTATCAATGGGTGGTCAGGAGCACGGGACATTCACATGTAAAGCAAGAGTATTTGCACCCCCCACTTGATATGTATTCTCAGCCAGTATGGTACGAACAAGCCCCTGACAAATTGATCTAATGTAACTAATCGCTGTTCAAAGGACTTGTTGAATCGCTCCTATGTTGTAAATAACTTAACAATAAATCAGATGAGAAAGTTTTTGGAAAATGGGAATGGGAATGTGACGTCAGCGACAGTAAGTCGGCCATTTTTGGAGGATAGAGGGTAAGAGTGCCATCCGCTGGCTGTTTAATGCAAATGTGAAAggataacacaaaacactgcacagtgaatAAGATACGAAAGCTGaattgtagtatatatagtatacagccagacacaaaggtaggccgttatgggtttcattttgcaagataccggtagattaaatatgcagtattaGCTATCTTATCTTTGTCAAGATGACGTATAGTtggcatttggcttgtagatcttaaTGTCCTGTACCTACCCGTTTGTAAATTGGACATCGGCTTCCAAAGATTAacatattttgaactgctgacaggtgttcacTAACACCAAAACACATCAGCGACTGTAATAGGTGGCAAACTGTCAAGGTCCTCCTAATTTGTAAGGATTGATATCATAAACTAACTTCAATTTTGTAATATTGTCTTTCGCacatactttatacatttcttatgATATACTattgacagatgacagatgaataGACCGGTGACAGATAATGATAATCTACCGTAGCTCTGTACGCTGCCCTCCAAAAATGGTGGCGCGCCCCAGAATGCTCTGCGATTTCCCTTCCCTTTTTGAAACAATCATTCAAACAGGAAGAAGCACAGGACATATATTTTGTACAAGGCCTTACATTGTTAGACAAAGGCAAGTTTAATTAGAACTAattacacacaaaaataaaatactctTACAAAATGATAGTGTTAACATACATCAAATTGCATCAGTCAGCTATGAGAGATATAGTCCTGCTAGTGGATCATGCTattggaaacaaaacaaaaacaaagaaacaagagCGGCATCTCTCAACTTTCACTTGTTTAATAAAAAGTTCTTCAATGAGAGGCAGCTACGGGGCAATGCTGAGCGGTAGTGTAGTGTAGGAACAGACAGT from Sebastes fasciatus isolate fSebFas1 chromosome 13, fSebFas1.pri, whole genome shotgun sequence encodes the following:
- the ddx5 gene encoding putative ATP-dependent RNA helicase DDX5 isoform X1, yielding MPGYSDRDRGRDRDRGYGGGGGPPRFGGNRGGGGGGGGGGGGGGKFGNPGERLRKKQWNMDELPKFEKNFYQQHPDVARRTPQDVEQYRRSKVITFKGRECPNPIANFHEAAFPSYVMDVINKLNWTEPTPIQAQGWPLALSGKDMVGIAQTGSGKTLSYLLPAIVHINHQPFLERGDGPICLVLAPTRELAQQVQQVAAEYGRASRLKSTCIYGGAPKGPQIRDLERGVEICIATPGRLIDFLEAGKTNLRRCTYLVLDEADRMLDMGFEPQIRKIVDQIRPDRQTLMWSATWPKEVRQLAEDFLKEYVQINVGALQLSANHNILQIVDVCNDGEKENKLIRLLEEIMSEKENKTIIFVETKRRCDDLTRRMRRDGWPAMGIHGDKSQQERDWVLNEFKYGKAPILIATDVASRGLDVEDVKFVINFDYPNNSEDYIHRIGRTARSQKTGTAYTFFTPNNMRQASDLISVLREANQAINPKLLQMAEDRGGRSRGGRGGDYRDDRRDRYSGRRDFGSFRDRDNGRGFDNGPNKAFGTNTQNGGYGGGNNSSSNGFSGGSYNGNGQSNFNNQTGAFGGQNFQPQQFALAKTAAQTGASHPPFPFPQAQAPQQQHPPPLVPYPMPPQFSQ
- the ddx5 gene encoding putative ATP-dependent RNA helicase DDX5 isoform X2, giving the protein MPGYSDRDRGRDRDRGYGGGGGPPRFGGNRGGGGGGGGGGGGGGKFGNPGERLRKKQWNMDELPKFEKNFYQQHPDVARRTPQDVEQYRRSKVITFKGRECPNPIANFHEAAFPSYVMDVINKLNWTEPTPIQAQGWPLALSGKDMVGIAQTGSGKTLSYLLPAIVHINHQPFLERGDGPICLVLAPTRELAQQVQQVAAEYGRASRLKSTCIYGGAPKGPQIRDLERGVEICIATPGRLIDFLEAGKTNLRRCTYLVLDEADRMLDMGFEPQIRKIVDQIRPDRQTLMWSATWPKEVRQLAEDFLKEYVQINVGALQLSANHNILQIVDVCNDGEKENKLIRLLEEIMSEKENKTIIFVETKRRCDDLTRRMRRDGWPAMGIHGDKSQQERDWVLNEFKYGKAPILIATDVASRGLDVEDVKFVINFDYPNNSEDYIHRIGRTARSQKTGTAYTFFTPNNMRQASDLISVLREANQAINPKLLQMAEDRGGKSNWSFKGRPRW